One genomic segment of Pseudomonas chlororaphis subsp. aurantiaca includes these proteins:
- a CDS encoding ABC transporter ATP-binding protein — protein sequence MSAALLEARQISLGYPGEHGWQAVLEGFDLRLQPGEVVSILGPSGVGKSSLLRVLAGLQASCGGSVSLLGQALDGPHPRVAVAFQDPSLLPWLNLEHNVAFGLDFARQPALDAQQRQARVDQAIAEVGLQHARGHYPAQLSGGMAQRTALARCLARQPQVLLLDEPFGALDEVTRADMQQLLLKVIAEHRTAALLITHDIDEALLLSERILLLGNSPARTLGEWRIDLPQPRAELVEELGTLRIEILKTLRRASRAAQPQALAEPLPL from the coding sequence ATGAGCGCGGCCTTGCTCGAAGCCCGGCAGATCAGCCTCGGCTACCCCGGCGAACACGGCTGGCAAGCGGTGCTGGAAGGCTTCGACCTGCGCTTGCAGCCGGGGGAGGTGGTGTCGATTCTCGGTCCCAGCGGCGTCGGCAAGTCCAGCCTGTTGCGGGTCCTGGCCGGCTTGCAGGCTTCCTGCGGCGGCAGCGTCAGCCTGCTGGGCCAGGCGCTGGACGGCCCGCATCCACGGGTGGCCGTGGCTTTCCAGGACCCCAGCCTGCTGCCCTGGCTGAACCTGGAACACAACGTCGCCTTCGGCCTCGACTTCGCCCGCCAGCCGGCGCTGGACGCCCAGCAACGCCAGGCGCGGGTCGACCAGGCAATTGCCGAGGTCGGCCTGCAGCATGCCCGCGGTCACTACCCGGCGCAGCTGTCCGGCGGCATGGCCCAGCGCACCGCGCTAGCCCGTTGCCTGGCGCGCCAGCCGCAGGTGCTGTTGCTCGACGAACCCTTCGGCGCGCTGGACGAAGTGACCCGCGCCGACATGCAGCAACTGCTGCTCAAGGTGATTGCCGAGCACCGCACCGCGGCGCTGTTGATCACCCACGACATCGACGAAGCCCTGCTGCTTTCCGAGCGAATTCTGCTACTGGGTAACAGCCCGGCGCGGACCCTCGGCGAGTGGCGCATCGACCTGCCTCAGCCGCGTGCCGAGCTGGTGGAAGAACTGGGCACCCTGCGTATCGAGATTCTCAAAACCCTTCGGCGGGCGAGCCGCGCTGCACAGCCCCAAGCCTTAGCCGAGCCTCTGCCTCTGTAG
- a CDS encoding ABC transporter substrate-binding protein: MCLDDFTHSRRDFLKLSALLTAGGALPLLNSLQARAAAEPDAPVRIGYLPITDATPLLVAHNNGLFEAEGIRSERPVLLRSWAQVIEAFISGQVNVIHLLSPMTVWARYGSKVPAKVVAWNHVGGSGLTVAPGITEVRQLGGQALAIPFWYSIHNVVVQQLLRDNGLTPVSRPVSSLLAANEVNLLVLPPSDMPPALASKRIAGYIVAEPFNALAEELKVGRVQRFTGDIWRNHACCVVFMHEQDLNNRPEWSQKVVNAIVKAQLWTRDNRAEAARLLSRDGANRYTPHAPQVLSRVLAPSTGERQQYLADGAIQHAQWDEQRIDFQPYPFPGYTEELVKRLKDTLIEGDKGFLASLDPQHTARDLVDDRFVRNAIASVGGLKAFGLPDRFERSEEFSL; the protein is encoded by the coding sequence ATGTGCCTGGATGACTTCACCCACAGCCGTCGCGACTTTCTCAAACTCAGCGCCTTGCTCACCGCCGGCGGCGCCTTGCCGCTACTCAATAGCCTGCAGGCCCGCGCCGCCGCGGAGCCGGACGCGCCGGTGCGCATCGGCTACCTGCCGATCACCGACGCTACGCCCTTGCTGGTGGCCCATAACAACGGCCTGTTCGAGGCCGAGGGCATCCGCTCCGAGCGCCCGGTGCTGTTGCGTAGCTGGGCGCAGGTGATCGAGGCATTCATTTCCGGGCAGGTCAATGTGATCCACCTGCTGTCGCCAATGACTGTCTGGGCTCGTTACGGCAGCAAGGTGCCGGCCAAGGTGGTGGCCTGGAACCACGTCGGCGGCTCCGGCCTGACGGTGGCGCCGGGCATTACCGAGGTCCGGCAACTGGGCGGGCAGGCGCTGGCGATTCCGTTCTGGTACTCGATCCACAACGTGGTGGTGCAGCAACTGCTGCGCGACAACGGCCTGACCCCGGTGAGCCGGCCGGTCAGCAGCCTGCTGGCGGCCAACGAGGTCAACCTGCTGGTGCTGCCGCCGTCGGACATGCCGCCGGCCCTGGCCAGCAAGCGCATCGCCGGCTACATAGTCGCCGAGCCGTTCAATGCCCTGGCCGAGGAACTCAAGGTCGGCCGGGTGCAGCGCTTTACCGGGGATATCTGGCGCAATCACGCCTGCTGCGTGGTGTTCATGCACGAGCAGGACCTGAACAATCGCCCCGAATGGTCGCAGAAGGTGGTCAACGCCATCGTCAAGGCGCAGCTGTGGACCCGCGACAACCGCGCCGAGGCGGCCCGGCTGCTGTCCCGGGACGGCGCCAACCGCTACACCCCGCATGCGCCGCAGGTGTTGAGCCGGGTGCTGGCGCCGAGTACCGGCGAGCGCCAGCAATACCTGGCCGACGGCGCGATCCAGCATGCGCAGTGGGACGAGCAGCGCATCGACTTTCAGCCGTACCCGTTCCCCGGCTACACCGAGGAACTGGTCAAGCGCCTCAAGGACACCCTGATCGAAGGCGACAAGGGTTTCCTGGCCAGCCTCGATCCGCAGCACACCGCCCGCGACCTGGTGGACGACCGCTTCGTGCGCAATGCCATCGCGTCGGTCGGCGGGCTCAAGGCATTCGGCTTGCCCGACCGCTTCGAACGCAGCGAGGAGTTCAGCCTCTGA
- a CDS encoding ABC transporter permease, with amino-acid sequence MAKRSALNLPWLLGVGGLLCLLLLWWLGVRLFGSADGLAARFSPAATLASLLELLGRAELYEHVLVSLKRILVGLALALLVGVPLGLLIGSYRHLEAATTPAFQFLRMISPLSWMPVVVMLMGVGDQPIYFLLAFAAVWPILLNTAAGVRQLDPRWLQLSRSLSATRWETLRKVILPGVLGHVLTGVRLAIGILWIVLVPCEMLGVSAGLGYFILDTRDRLAYSELMAMVLLIGALGFALDSLARGLHRRWTHLP; translated from the coding sequence ATGGCCAAGCGATCCGCATTGAACCTGCCTTGGCTGCTGGGCGTGGGCGGGCTGCTGTGCCTGCTGCTGTTGTGGTGGCTGGGCGTGCGCCTGTTCGGCAGTGCCGACGGGCTGGCGGCGCGCTTTTCGCCGGCGGCGACCCTGGCCAGCCTGCTGGAACTGCTGGGCCGCGCCGAACTGTACGAGCATGTGCTGGTCAGCCTCAAGCGCATCCTGGTCGGCCTGGCCCTGGCCTTGCTGGTCGGCGTGCCCCTGGGCCTGCTGATTGGCAGCTACCGTCACCTGGAGGCGGCCACCACCCCGGCGTTCCAGTTCCTGCGGATGATCTCGCCGCTGTCGTGGATGCCGGTGGTGGTGATGCTGATGGGGGTAGGGGACCAGCCGATCTACTTCCTGCTGGCCTTCGCCGCGGTCTGGCCGATCCTGCTCAACACTGCGGCCGGGGTGCGCCAGCTCGACCCGCGCTGGCTGCAACTGAGCCGCAGCCTCAGCGCCACTCGTTGGGAAACCCTGCGCAAGGTGATCCTGCCCGGGGTGCTGGGCCATGTGCTGACCGGCGTGCGCCTGGCCATCGGCATTTTGTGGATCGTCCTGGTGCCCTGCGAAATGCTCGGCGTCAGCGCCGGCCTGGGCTATTTCATCCTCGATACCCGCGACCGCCTGGCCTATTCGGAACTGATGGCCATGGTCCTGCTGATCGGCGCCCTGGGCTTTGCCCTGGACAGCCTGGCCCGTGGTCTGCACCGACGCTGGACGCACTTGCCGTAA
- a CDS encoding universal stress protein — MSQYQRLLLVIDPAMRQSPAIPRAAALAKASGATLHIAALLKPASILSLFEHNVRNEARERYRLEHQNWLQEEVHRLRGHGVTVNGEVTWADDLLEEILQHVAEIQPDLLIKDVQHEPALKRAFLTPMDWHLLRRCPVPLYLMGRHGHTLPQMVVAAVDPSRPEYQHNGLNDRIIHEANSLALQCNAELHLLHAYDVSSVYLGDAGGGGLVLADLTRELRVTLEKAFLELAERYGVPEERRHFILGQPVTVLANFVTENQADVLVMGRVHREGLEKLVGSTTEHALYQVPCSLLAL; from the coding sequence ATGAGCCAGTACCAACGCTTGTTGCTGGTCATCGACCCGGCAATGCGCCAATCCCCCGCGATCCCGCGTGCAGCCGCCCTGGCCAAGGCCAGCGGCGCGACCCTGCATATCGCGGCCTTGCTGAAACCGGCGTCGATTCTTTCCCTGTTCGAGCACAACGTGCGCAATGAGGCGCGCGAACGTTATCGCCTGGAACATCAGAACTGGTTGCAGGAGGAAGTGCATCGGCTGCGTGGCCATGGCGTCACGGTCAACGGCGAGGTGACCTGGGCCGACGACCTGCTGGAGGAAATCCTGCAGCACGTCGCGGAAATCCAGCCCGACCTGCTGATCAAGGACGTGCAGCACGAACCGGCGCTCAAACGCGCCTTTCTCACGCCGATGGACTGGCACCTGCTGCGCCGGTGCCCGGTACCGCTGTACCTGATGGGTCGCCACGGCCATACCTTGCCGCAGATGGTGGTGGCGGCGGTCGACCCGTCGCGGCCGGAGTACCAGCACAACGGACTCAACGACCGGATCATCCATGAAGCCAACAGCCTGGCCCTGCAATGCAATGCCGAGCTGCACCTGTTGCACGCCTATGACGTGTCGTCGGTCTACCTGGGCGATGCCGGGGGCGGTGGCCTGGTGCTGGCGGACCTGACCCGGGAACTGCGGGTCACCCTGGAAAAAGCCTTCCTCGAACTCGCCGAGCGCTACGGCGTGCCCGAGGAGCGGCGGCATTTCATCCTCGGACAGCCGGTTACGGTCCTGGCCAATTTCGTCACCGAGAACCAGGCCGACGTGCTGGTCATGGGCCGCGTGCATCGCGAGGGCCTGGAGAAACTGGTGGGCAGCACCACCGAGCACGCGCTGTATCAGGTGCCCTGCAGCCTGCTG